A region of Micromonas commoda chromosome 4, complete sequence DNA encodes the following proteins:
- a CDS encoding predicted protein, which produces MPRVSSDVAPRRCSVPRARSRWALVAGSNRTAEGSSEGRSIPKWWDVGGRLNDAVKRDQRSEHGYLEHESTPVVLFDKRSNFNGRVRVVAHGPWRSLRFNDVEQGLTYIRGDWSDAQAAGDGEADTEVLGYFYLRTMAAAAAAMCRLDGNLDLTQRGGRVVCVGLGTGALPAFIARKFPAAVAEVCEIDPVVVEAVRDFHGLPKLPKLPGPWGDKPVPGNLPPGVGVCMGDAGEFMERAARAVERGDAPTASVVFLDAFDGDGEVPSHLSSRDFLAKCDRVLAPGGCLIVNLFNGPEGSKQRARIEDVALNLEAAVGLVTTFPVEFPVNVVLAARKERTDGFGDQEDPRFTRKELKTAGREISKELGFEWDAGDMLAKAYWVETDGGASFKERPAGLSLNPLSGFVNRMGTTMPDEWVEEDNKEVYY; this is translated from the coding sequence ATGCCCCGCGTCTCatccgacgtcgccccgcgtCGATGCTCCGTCCCCCGGGCGCGCTCCCGGTGGGCGCTCGTGGCCGGCTCGAATCGAACCGCCGAGGGTTCTTCCGAGGGGCGTTCTATTCCCAAATGGTGGGACGTCGGCGGGAGATTGAACGACGCCGTGAAACGCGACCAGAGGTCCGAGCACGGCTACCTCGAGCACGAATCGacccccgtcgtcctcttcgACAAGCGGAGCAACTTCAACGGCCGGGTTCGTGTCGTCGCGCACGGACCGTGGCGATCCCTCCGCTTCAACGACGTCGAGCAGGGTCTCACGTACATCCGCGGGGACTGGAGCGACGCCCaagccgcgggggacggcgaggcggacaCCGAGGTGCTCGGTTACTTCTACCTCcggacgatggcggcggcggcggcggcgatgtgcAGGCTCGACGGGAACCTCGATCTCacccagcgcggcgggcgggtggTGTGCGTCGGGCTGGGAACCGGCGCGTTAcccgcgttcatcgcgcgcaagttccccgccgccgtcgcggaggtgtgCGAGATCGAcccagtcgtcgtcgaggcggttcGCGATTTCCACGGGCTGCCCAAGCTGCCCAAGCTTCCGGGTCCTTGGGGCGATAAGCCGGTGCCCGGGAACCTCCCTCCCGGCGTGGGGGTGTGCATGGGTGACGCGGGTGAGTTCATGgaacgggcggcgcgggcggttgAGCGGGGTGACGCGCCCACGGCGTCGGTCGTCTtcctcgacgccttcgacggcgacggcgaggtcccgTCGCACCTGTCCTCGCGCGACTTCCTCGCCAAGTGCGACCGGGTCCTGGCGCCCGGCGGGTGCTTGATCGTCAATCTGTTCAACGGTCCCGAGGGTTCGAAGCAGCGCGCACGgatcgaggacgtcgcgctgaACCTCGAAGCAGCCGTCGGGTTGGTGACGACCTTTCCGGTTGAGTTTCCGGTCAAcgtggtgctcgcggcgaggaaggagcGGACGGACGGATTCGGCGATCAGGAGGACCCGCGGTTCACCCGCAAGGAGCTCAAAACCGCGGGCAGGGAGATATCCAAGGAGCTCGGGTTCGAGTGGGACGCGGGGGACATGCTCGCGAAGGCGTACTGGGTCGAGACCGACGGAGGCGCCTCGTTCAAGGAGAGGCCGGCGGGTCTGAGCCTCAACCCACTGAGCGGGTTTGTCAACCGCATGGGCACGACCATGCCGGATGAGTGGGTCGAGGAGGATAACAAGGAAGTGTACTACTAA
- a CDS encoding predicted protein, with protein sequence MAVNEEKIDALILRLHEIEAVKFGEFKLKSGIMSPIYIDLRVIVSYPDVLASVAGCMWDVLKANGAEFDNMCGVPYTALPIATCMSLNNDCPMLMRRKEVKDYGTKKAIEGAFTAGQTCLVVEDLVTSGASVMETVEPLNQVGLKVKDVVVLIDREQGGEARLASNDLRLHAVLPLSRVLKTLEKEGKMSADLVQSVKAFIAANQTGPNASGNEMGAAETPKRLAYAARAELTANQCAKDLWNLMETKKTNLCVAADVDTAAELIELADKLGPEICILKTHCDLYPDFDDTFGSKLLELAAKHKFMIFEDRKFADIGNTVVGQYGSGVHKIADWSHITNAHIVPGSGIIDGLKSVGLAKGRGLLLLAEMSSKGTMANGAYTEAAVKMAAEHPDFVMGFISTRPSAWKAEWSKGLVQMTPGVQLGGGGDAMGQQYNTPERVIGECGSDVIIVGRGIYRAADPAAAAAEYRKAGWDAYTAALA encoded by the coding sequence ATGGCCGTCAACGAGGAGAAGATCGACGCCCTCATCCTCCGCCTGCACGAGATCGAGGCTGTCAAGTTCGGCGAGTTCAAGCTCAAGTCCGGCATCATGAGCCCCATCTACATCGACCTCCGGGTGATCGTGTCCTACCCCGACGTGCTCGCCTCTGTCGCCGGATGCATGTGGGACGTTCTCAAGGCGAACGGTGCGGAGTTCGACAACATGTGCGGCGTGCCCTACACCGCCCTCCCCATCGCGACGTGCATGAGCCTGAACAACGACTGCCCCATGCTCATGAGGCGCAAGGAGGTGAAGGACTACGGCACCAAGAAGGCCATCGAGGGCGCCTTCACCGCGGGTCAGACctgcctcgtcgtcgaggatctcgtaacctccggcgcgtccgtcatGGAGACCGTTGAGCCCCTCAACCAGGTGGGACTCAAGGTTAAGGACGTCGTGGTCCTCATCGACCGCGAGCAAGGCGGCGAGGCCAGGCTCGCGAGCAACGacctccgcctccacgccgtcctcCCCCTCTCCAGGGTGCTCAAGACCCTCGAGAAGGAGGGTAAGATGTCCGCGGACCTGGTCCAGAGCGTCAAGGCTTTCATCGCCGCCAACCAGACCGGACCCAACGCGAGTGGAAACGAGATGGGCGCTGCGGAGACCCCCAAGCGCCTTGCctacgccgcccgcgccgagctcaccgccAACCAGTGCGCAAAAGACCTCTGGAACCTGATGGAGACCAAGAAGACGAACctctgcgtcgccgcggacgtggataccgccgcggagctcatcgagcTCGCAGACAAGCTCGGACCGGAGATCTGCATCCTCAAGACGCACTGCGACCTGTACCCGGATTTCGACGACACCTTCGGCTcgaagctcctcgagctggcCGCCAAGCACAAGTTCATGATCTTCGAGGATCGCAAGTTCGCGGACATCGGCAACACCGTGGTGGGCCAGTACGGCAGCGGCGTGCACAAGATTGCCGACTGGTCGCACATCACCAACGCGCACATCGTCCCCGGCAGTGGCATCATCGACGGACTCAAATCCGTCGGCCTCGCGAAGGGCCGGGGCCTGCTGCTTCTAGCGGAGATGTCCAGCAAGGGCACGATGGCCAACGGCGCGTAtaccgaggcggcggtgaagatggcggcggagcacCCCGACTTTGTCATGGGCTTCATCTCCACCAGGCCCAGCGCCTGGAAGGCAGAGTGGAGCAAGGGGCTCGTGCAGATGACGCCGGGGGtgcagctcggcggcggtggagacgcCATGGGTCAGCAGTACAACACCCCGGAGAGGGTTATCGGCGAGTGCGGCTCCGACGTCATCATCGTTGGGCGCGGTATCTACAGGGCGGCTGACCCTGCCGCAGCTGCAGCGGAGTACCGCAAGGCCGGCTGGGACGCGTACACAGCCGCCCTCGCGTGA
- a CDS encoding predicted protein has product MPLLPSELQGRSRRPTRGAGGGAGRQSRKDTRRVVRLVLANLALVALLYWMLFARGGSTSASSRAPARHRYSNGWMSRKEMLDMQRPPGAMDLAESAWNTAQEDIRAMRESLRHAGQNLHQVRKARHLGDDDDDEGAWDSQGNPRVRGARAGKRGARREGSGASSLGEVTEPWLVVGVPTAPRAGDADYLTETLETLLDELPDDARHPLFRRVLVVVMNAKPGRHEVFDRVRARFGSSGSSGSSGSSDDEFAAKAKTYVRFMDSPGTYGDPTPNKPDPDDLDNPGNIPGHAVRQQTADLATLIDAAAAESGPGASAPYFMFMEDDFRTCAGTMKALTYLVEKADAVYPQWLGVRFSYGMNGVVMRRKDLPPFAEYLATHVSRQPPDILWREWVEGRREDVRSHTLGRKVLVYKWNLMEHVGEVSTFAVRPNRPKWPRCYDQMKEVWSLSTAEKFDGLRCDDVDVSPCVKRLRVNMEDWRGATPSFPWTRQ; this is encoded by the coding sequence ATGCCTCTGTTGCCCAGCGAGCTGCAGGGGCGCTCCCGCCGGCCGACGcgtggcgcgggcggaggtgCGGGCAGGCAGTCGCGAAAGGACacccggcgcgtcgtgcgcctggtgctcgccaacctcgcgctGGTGGCTCTCCTGTACTGGATGCTcttcgcgcggggcggatcgacgagcgcgtcgtcgagggcccCCGCGCGTCATCGGTACTCGAACGGTTGGATGTCGCGAAAGGAGATGCTGGACATGCAGCGACCTccgggcgcgatggacctGGCAGAGAGCGCGTGGAACACCGCGCAGGAGGACATCCGCGCCATGCGGGAGTCTCTGAGACACGCCGGGCAGAACCTGCACCAGGTGCGAAAGGcgcgccacctcggcgacgatgacgatgacgagggcGCGTGGGACTCCCAGGGGAACCcgcgagtccgcggcgcgcgcgcggggaagcgcggggcgcggcgagaaggctccggcgcgtcgtcgctcggcgaggtgacCGAACCCTGGCTCGTGGTCGGCGTCCCaaccgcgcctcgcgcgggtgacgccgaCTACCTCACGGAGACCCTCGAgaccctcctcgacgagctccccgacgacgcgcgacacCCGCTGTTCCGCagggtcctcgtcgtcgtcatgaACGCCAAGCCCGGGCGGCACGAGGTGTTCGATCGGGTCCGCGCTCGTTTCGGGTCATCCGGGTCATCCGGGTCATCCGGgtcgtccgacgacgagttcgccgccaaggcgaagaCCTACGTGCGTTTCATGGACAGCCCGGGGACGTACGGGGACCCGACGCCGAATAAACCGGACCCCGACGACCTTGACAACCCGGGGAACATCCCCGGGCACGCGGTGCGTCAGCAGACGGCGGATCTGGCCACGCTCAtcgacgcagccgcggcggagtccgGCCCGGGCGCATCCGCTCCCTACTTCATGTTCATGGAGGATGACTTCAGGACGTGCGCGGGTACGATGAAGGCGCTGACGTACTTGGTGGAAAAGGCGGACGCCGTGTACCCGCAGTGGCTGGGCGTCAGGTTCAGCTACGGCATGAACGGGGTGGTGATGCGGCGGAAGGATCTGCCTCCCTTTGCCGAGTACCTCGCGACGCACGTGTCGAGGCAACCGCCGGATATACTGTGGCGCGAGTGGGTGGAGGGGAGGCGCGAGGATGTGCGATCGCACACGCTCGGACGGAAGGTTCTGGTGTACAAGTGGAACCTGATGGAGCACGTCGGGGAGGTGAGCACGTTTGCGGTGCGGCCCAACCGGCCAAAGTGGCCGCGGTGTTACGACCAGATGAAGGAGGTGTGGAGCCTCAGCACCGCGGAGAAGTTCGACGGACTGAggtgcgacgacgtggacgtgagCCCGTGCGTAAAGAGGCTACGGGTGAACATGGAGGACTGGCgtggggcgacgccgtcctttCCCTGGACTAGGCAATAG
- a CDS encoding predicted protein, which produces MCGRVRSTLGADQVAAASGGAAWKNPDQYEPRYNASPGASLAVIRRAESGESTSDRVVETMRFGLVPSFTDPGAKVDFYRMFNARSETIAEKGVFSRLLQRRRGVVLINGFYEWAAERAGSSQVKQPYYLHLEGKGGGSEGDVLRCAALYDRWKGAAGGELVTVTIITVEASEPLRWLHDRMPAVLRTDADVAVWLEGSDDRPSSALRPYGEADMKWYPVTTRINRGDFEDPSCCERTRRAAEKDTGSVAKNGRVRRHPR; this is translated from the exons ATGTGCGGCCGAGTGCGGTCCACGCTCGGAGCGGACCAAGTCGCGGCtgcgtccggcggcgccgcgtggaaAAACCCCGACCAGTACGAGCCTCGATACAACGCCTCGCCCGGTGCGTCCCTCGCCGTGATACGACGAGCCGAGTCAGGGGAGTCGACCAGCGATCGGGTCGTGGAGACGATGAGGTTCGGCCTCGTTCCGTCGTTCACGGACCCCGGGGCCAAGGTGGACTTCTACAGGATGTTCAACGCGAGGAGCGAGACGatcgcggagaagggcgtGTTCAGCCGCTTGCTCCAGCGAAGGCGGGGCGTGGTGCTGATCAACGGGTTCTACGAGTGGGCCGCGGAACGGGCCGGGTCATCGCAGGTGAAGCAGCCGTACTACCTACACCTGGAAGGGAAAGGAGGCGGgtccgagggcgacgtgctGCGCTGCGCGGCGCTCTACGACCGATGgaagggcgccgccggcggggagCTCGTCACGGTGACCATAATCACCGTCGAGGCGTCCGAGCCCCTGCGATGGCTGCACGACAGGATGCCCGCCGTCCTTCGCACCGACGCGGATGTCGCCGTGTGGCTCGAGGGATCCGACGACCGACCGTCGAGCGCCCTGAGGCCGTACGGCGAGGCGGACATGAAGTGGTACCCGGTGACGACCAGGATAAACAGAGGGGACTTCGAGGATCCGTCGTGCTGCgagcggacgaggagggcggcggagaaggacacGGGAAGCGTCGCAAA AAACGGCCGGGTGAGACGCCACCCGCGGTGA
- a CDS encoding predicted protein (DUF52 containing) — MATREASHAGSWYSSDRARLSKELDGFLDAAGSHGSTPRALIVPHAGYSYSGPAAAWGYKNVDAGAGVRRVFLLGPSHHVFLRRCALSKCAAYATPLGDLAVDRGVYEELRATGHFVDMDVDVDEAEHSLELHLPYIFKCFEVLPERDRPTLVPIMVGALSTNAEATYGEILAPYLDDDANLFIVSSDFCHWGKRFGYQPWDEGRKDVGLHEQIEEMDRRGMEIIESKDADAFAAYLKETGNTICGRHPIGVLLQTLRRSGGFDKTRVEFTRYEQSSAATGWNDSSVSYASAVVFRDA, encoded by the coding sequence ATGGCCACGCGCGAGGCTTCCCACGCCGGTTCGTGGTACTCCtcggaccgcgcgcgtctctccAAAGAGCTGGACGGCTtcctggacgccgcggggtcgcaCGGAAGCACACCCAGAGCGCTCATCGTACCGCACGCCGGGTACTCCTACTccgggcccgccgcggcctggGGCTACAAGAACGTCGACGCTGGGGCCGGGGTCAGGCGCGTGTTCCTCCTCGGCCCGTCCCACCACGTGTTCCTCCGTCGATGCGCGCTGAGCAAgtgcgccgcgtacgccaccccgctcggcgacctcgccgtgGACCGAGGCGTGTACGAGGAACTGCGCGCCACCGGACACTTCGTCGAcatggacgtggacgtcgacgaggcggagcactcgctcgagctccacctGCCGTACATCTTCAAGTGCTTCGAGGTGCTACCCGAGAGGGATCGACCCACGCTGGTGCCCATCATGGTCGGGGCGCTCAGCACcaacgcggaggcgacgtacggcgagatcctcgcgccgtacctggacgacgacgccaacctGTTCATCGTGTCCAGCGACTTCTGCCACTGGGGCAAGCGATTCGGGTACCAGCCGTGGGACGAGGGCAGGAAAGACGTCGGGTTGCACGAGCAGATCGAGGAGATGGACCGGCGCGGGATGGAGATCATAGAGAGcaaggacgcggacgcgttcgcggcgtacCTGAAAGAGACGGGAAACACCATATGCGGCCGGCACCCAATCGGCGTGCTGCTCCAGACGCTAAGAAGGAGCGGTGGGTTCGACAAGACGAGGGTAGAGTTCACCAGGTACGAGcagagcagcgcggcgacgggttggAACGACAGCAGCGTGTcgtacgcgtccgcggtggtgtTTCGAGACGCGTGA
- a CDS encoding predicted protein, whose protein sequence is MPPTPPISTGAHDAKYEPVDVKTLGQGNFGTAKLMRHRASGQLFAIKYIERGDKIDENVKRELVNHRLLDHPNIIRFVEVLLTPTHLAIVMEYAAGGELFDRICGKGRFHEDEARFFFQQLISGLEYCHGHGVAHRDLKLENTLLDGGEVPRLKICDFGYSKHSLIDSEPKSTVGTPAYIAPEVLSRKAYDGKAADVWSCGVTLYVMVVGAYPFEDPADARNFRKTIMRIRGVNYAFPAHIALSEECKDLIKRIFVLDPVHRLNIAGIKQHPWFQRNLPAELQNAVVNDGPDPNQMQNLDELMSIVDEAKHRPGDGAHGAQGGMMGGSADYYPDEDMDDDMGAGLSGDYGAYD, encoded by the coding sequence ATGCCCCCCACGCCGCCCATCTccaccggcgcgcacgaTGCCAAGTACGAGCCGGTGGACGTCAAGACCCTGGGCCAGGGCAACTTCGGCACCGCCAAGCTGATGCGGCACAGGGCGAGCGGGCAGCTCTTCGCCATCAAGTACATCGAGCGCGGAGACAAGATCGACGAGAACGTCAAGCGCGAGCTAGTCAATCATCGCCTGCTGGACCACCCGAACATCATCCGCTTCGTCGAGGTGCTGCTCACGCCCACGCACCTCGCGATCGTGATGGAGTACGCGGCTGGGGGCGAGCTGTTCGACCGCATCTGCGGGAAAGGACGGTTccacgaggacgaggccagATTCTTCTTCCAGCAGCTCATCAGCGGCTTGGAGTATTGTCACGGCCACGGGGTGGCTCACCGCGACCTGAAGCTCGAGAACACGCTCCTGGACGGTGGGGAGGTCCCCAGGCTCAAGATTTGTGATTTTGGCTACTCGAAGCACTCGCTCATCGACTCGGAGCCCAAGTCGACGGTGGGAACCCCGGCGTAcatcgcgcccgaggtgCTGTCTCGTAAGGCGTACGACGGCAAAGCCGCGGACGTGTGGTCGTGCGGGGTCACACTGTACGTCATGGTGGTGGGCGCGTACCCGTTCGAGGACCCGGCGGATGCGAGGAACTTTCGAAAGACAATCATGCGGATCCGCGGCGTCAACTACGCGTTCCCGGCGCACATCGCCCTGAGCGAGGAGTGCAAGGACCTGATCAAACGCATCTTTGTGCTGGACCCGGTTCACAGGCTGAACATCGCGGGCATCAAGCAGCACCCCTGGTTCCAGCGCAACCTCCCGGCGGAGCTGCAGAACGCGGTGGTCAACGACGGGCCGGACCCGAACCAGATGCAgaacctcgacgagctcatgtCCATCGTGGACGAGGCCAAGCACAGGCCCGGGGATGGCGCGCACGGGGCGCAGGGTGGGATGATGGGGGGCAGCGCTGACTATTACCCCGACGAggacatggacgacgacatgGGCGCCGGGTTGTCTGGGGACTACGGGGCGTACGActga
- a CDS encoding predicted protein — MEWPVKESHKNVVWLSFSICTMHSHHFLEPPRSPSWPQVRAQSKYTSRACMPSKYVKKKKGPGCPSKGLARKAELKNKAYWAEVKARRQTTATNLSAIVKKEIKEEFPSSIPAQDRSAMSAGPRITLRGLTRARSTLYDFVSSYFMFHGLDPTKTADVFAHLPALTFTEAVIYELDDANECAGRMEGGETRGGSGTARTLEQLVCRLEEHFGAEHFRRVRSRLQWELSRGSAYWETERRLCGKLAAGTKLTDEDARHALDALKKKSFDYRVLNLVLLASVRKQRREARDAERRRRGTGCEIKREEEEDEEEEDKLGDAEDVPYGDLLAASELLVELSDDLYDYEEDVASGAFNFYRCLVNHHGPERAPEEMAAVIQSAEREYARLEERLSRDDPELARRYRERCAQATEEGLPGRQVRSDPSSPAEMTVDSRGKWEVPPPIADERAWRERTDDVAHPRGDRGP, encoded by the exons ATGGAGTGGCCCGTGAAGGAATCTCATAAAAACGTCGTATGGCTATCGTTCTCGATTTGCACAAT GCACAGTCATCACTTCCTGGAACCTCCAAGGTCACCGTCGTGGCCACAAGTTCGAGCACAGAGCAAGTACACAAGCAGAGCATGCATGCCTAGCAAGTACgtcaagaagaagaagggacCGGGATGCCCATCGAAGGGACTCGCGAGAAAAGCCGAGTTGAAAAACAAGGCGTACTGGGCGGAGGTGAAGGCAAGAAGGCAGACCACCGCCACGAACCTCTCCGCCATCGTGAAGAAGGAAATCAAAGAAGAGTTTCCTAGTAGCATTCCAGCGCAAGACAGATCTGCCATGTCCGCCGGTCCGAGGATCACACTCCGCGGtctgacccgcgcgaggtccACCCTCTACGACTTCGTCTCCTCGTACTTCATGTTCCACGGCCTAGAcccgacgaagacggcggacGTCTTCGCCCATCTCCCGGCGCTGACCTTCACCGAAGCGGTAATctacgagctcgacgacgccaacgaGTGCGCGGGGAGGATGGAAGGcggggagacgcgcggcgggtcggggacggcgcgaacgtTAGAGCAGCTCGTGTGCCGCCTCGAGGAACACTTCGGAGCGGAACActtccgtcgcgtccggtcACGCCTTCAGTGGGAGCTCTCGCGGGGATCCGCGTATTGGGAGACGGAGCGTCGCCTGTGTggcaagctcgccgccgggacgaaACTaacggacgaggacgcgaggcacgccctggacgcgctcaagaAGAAGAGCTTCGACTACAGGGTCCTGAACCTGGTGCTGCTGGCGTCGGTGCGCAAGCAGCGGAGGGAGGCGCGAGACGCCGAGAGAAGACGCCGGGGCACCGGCTGCGAGATAAaacgcgaagaagaagaagacgaagaagaagaagacaaactcggggacgccgaggatgtTCCCTACGGGGAccttctcgccgcgtccgagctcctcgtcgagctctcCGATGACCTGTACGActacgaggaggacgtcgcgtccggggcgtTCAACTTCTATCGATGCCTCGTCAACCACCACGggcccgaacgcgcgcccgaggagaTGGCCGCGGTGATCCAATCCGCGGAGAGGGAGTACGCGAGGCTGGAGGAGCGGTTgagccgcgacgacccggagTTGGCGCGACGGTACCGGGAGAGATGCGCGCAGGCCACGGAGGAGGGTTTACCCGGCCGGCAGGTGCGCTCAGATCCTTCGAGCCCCGCGGAGATGACCGTGGACTCGCGTGGAAAGTGGGaggtgccgccgcccatcgcggatgagcgcgcgtggagggaacggacggacgacgtcgcacACCCGCGAGGCGATCGGGGTCCATAG
- a CDS encoding predicted protein — MASSCAGMVSAASLSARRGVAGNGVAARKAAARAPVRAAFAVRAEAASVAAAKIRIRLKSFEVNHMKAACDKIIEAATSTEASISGPVPLPTKRRIYCVLRSPHVNKDSREHFETRTHHRLIDVHQPTAQTIDALMSLELPAGVEIEVKL; from the exons ATGGCGTCTTCCTGCGCTGGTAtggtgtcggcggcgagcctctCGGCTCGTCGTGGTGTGGCGGGTAACGGTGTTGCCGCGCGCAAGGCG gctgctcgcgcgccggTGCGCGCTGCCTTCGCGGTCCGCGCGGAAGCG GCTTCCGTGGCTGCGGCGAAGATCCGCATCAGGCTCAAGTCCTTCGAGGTTAACCACATGAAGGCTGCGTGCGACAAGATCATCGAGGCGGCCACCTCGACCGAGGCTTCCATCTCCGGCCCGGTGCCCCTCCCCACCAAGCGCCGCATCTACTGCGTCCTCCGCTCTCCTCACGTTAACAAGGACTCCCGCGAGCACTTCGAGACCCGCACCCACCACAGGCTCATCGACGTGCACCAGCCCACCGCGCAGACCATCGACGCCCTCATGAGCCTCGAGctccccgccggcgtcgagatcgAGGTGAAGCTCTAA
- a CDS encoding predicted protein (Encodes a GATA-like transcription factor.), whose amino-acid sequence MVTAGLHATSMGAKSNGSTNKQWYSLVKLDPYGLGHGACDGELAELEELILSEPDQRGLDDGTFTGFHGSDGDANSSLSDDAEDDSRDDYRVYKAMPPVHQKPGGPCDHCGAVDSPQWRRGPASKPMLCNACGTRYRRTNNLGPSTPMGRVGQAALPKKRTPPGSPTSSLNPAKKNRCAPTEITGIENLRPNAVRA is encoded by the exons ATGGTGACCGCCGGACTGCACGCCACGTCGATGGGAGCCAAGAGCAACGGCTCCACCAACAAGCAGTGGTACTCGCTCGTTAAGCTCGACCCCTACGGGCTGGGTCACGGCGCCTGCGACGGcgaactcgccgagctcgaggagctcatccTCAGCGAGCCCGACCAGCGGGGTCTCGACGATGGGACGTTCACCGGGTTTCACGGcagcgacggggacgcgaacTCCTCGCTCAGCGACGATGCGGAGGACGACTCGCGCGATGATTACCGTGTATACAAGGCGATGCCGCCGGTTCACCAGAAGCCCGGCGGTCCCTGCGACCACTGCGGAGCCGTCG ACTCGCCCCAGTGGAGGAGGGGTCCCGCGTCCAAGCCGATGCTGTGCAACGCCTGCGGGACCCGTTACCGCAGGACGAACAACCTCGGCCCCTCGACCCCGATGGGGCGGGTGGGGCAGGCTGCGCTGCCCAAGAAAAGGACGCCCCCCGGATCTCCCACCTCTTCGCTCAacccggcgaagaagaaccGGTGCGCGCCGACCGAGATCACGGGCATCGAGAACCTTCGTCCGAacgccgtgcgcgcgtgA
- a CDS encoding predicted protein, with amino-acid sequence MKAKAQAIADKAAAMSGGDDDRGVKRDREGDDMLPPDAFENPAQRQRTSGFDAPPAEGAAPAAPVADAPGAVEGPAPITLQTAGHEGRIIGRGGQNIMRMQDQYQVRIQVKKDQGITEVSGAGAEQCAAEIRSIMDAANAALAAGGSGYVVGDAPGQAPAGGGASRIIPCAGVESRIIGKGGQNIRALRERTGAQIKVRNETRDVEITGHPQAVEAAAAAIEEIIHNFNTTGSAGPGPGGGGGRGGGGGGYGGGYAQPGGYQQQGGYGGGYQQQGGYGGGYQQQGGYGGGYGQGYAQGGYDQGAQYGGYQQQQGAAYGGGGGGGPAPTGATGLPPGWQELSANGQVYYWNTETNVTQYERPQ; translated from the coding sequence AtgaaggccaaggcgcagGCCATCGCCGACAAAGCCGCGGCCatgtccggcggcgacgacgaccgcggcgtcaagcgcgaccgcgagggcgatgacATGCTCCCCCCCGACGCATTCGAGAACCCCGCGCAGCGCCAGCGCACGTccggcttcgacgcgcccccggccgagggcgcggcgcccgccgcgcccgtggcggATGCCCCCGGAGCAGTCGAGGGACCCGCCCCCATCACGCTCCAGACCGCGGGCCACGAGGGTCGCAtcatcggccgcggcgggcagaACATCATGAGGATGCAGGACCAGTACCAGGTGAGGATCCAGGTGAAAAAGGACCAGGGCATCACGGAGGtgtccggcgcgggagcAGAGCagtgcgccgcggagattCGGTCCAtcatggacgccgccaacgcggcgctggcggcgggaGGCAGCGGatacgtcgtcggcgacgctccCGGTCAGGCcccggccggcggcggtgcctcGAGGATCATCCCCTGCGCGGGCGTGGAGTCGCGCATCATCGGCAAAGGCGGGCAGAACatccgcgcccttcgcgagcgGACGGGCGCTCAGATCAAGGTGAGAaacgagacgcgcgacgtcgagatcACCGGCCACCCgcaggcggtggaggcggcggcggcggccatcgagGAGATCATCCACAACTTCAACACCACGGGCAGCGCCGGGCCggggccgggcggcggcggcgggcggggtggaggaggaggcggctacggcggcggctacgccCAGCCGGGCGGCTACCAGCAGCAgggcggctacggcggcggctaccaGCAGCAgggcggctacggcggcggctaccaGCAGCAgggcggctacggcggcggctacggccaGGGGTACGCCCAGGGCGGATACGACCAGGGTGCGCAGTACGGGGGCTATCAGCAGCAGCAGGGCGCGGcttacggcggcggcggcggcggcgggcccgcccccaccggcgcgacgggcctCCCCCCGGGCTGGCAGGAGCTGAGCGCGAACGGCCAGGTGTATTACTGGAACACCGAGACCAATGTGACCCAGTACGAGCGCCCGCAGTGA